From the genome of Limisalsivibrio acetivorans, one region includes:
- a CDS encoding glycosyltransferase, with translation MRFLHVVNVRWFNATAWYAHMLCLGLEKLGHDAAVLGLPDSPPVKKSDNAGLVTYEARLNSSSPLIVPDSIRRINKYIKEYRPDVIVCHRGEMFWYFTHLRYRTKPTWKLVRVRGDRRTPGINPLNRWLYNNAVDHIVTSGEFMKDVHTDGLRVPENKVSVLFGGVDTDYFRRDGSGGERVRGEFGLKESDFVIGILGRFDPVKGHESLIKACSELIKGGRHDIKLMIAGFDAVTTEEDIRRILIEHNMTEHAFFTGRRDDVPALISAMDLGAIPSLGSEAICRVGMEMMACGVPVIGSRTGVIPEIFPEQNIFEPGDVDSIVGCIKDFSAVTEHYNYITFSERFADIFMR, from the coding sequence ATGCGTTTTCTGCATGTAGTAAATGTGAGGTGGTTCAACGCCACCGCATGGTATGCCCATATGCTCTGCCTTGGCCTTGAAAAACTGGGCCATGATGCGGCGGTTCTTGGGCTGCCCGATTCCCCCCCTGTTAAAAAGTCCGACAATGCGGGTCTCGTAACCTACGAGGCCCGCTTAAACAGCTCCTCACCCCTTATTGTTCCAGACTCGATACGCCGTATTAATAAGTATATAAAGGAATACCGCCCCGATGTAATCGTCTGCCACCGGGGGGAGATGTTCTGGTACTTCACTCATCTCCGCTACCGCACAAAGCCAACATGGAAGCTTGTCCGTGTTCGGGGGGACAGAAGAACCCCCGGTATTAACCCCCTGAACAGATGGCTCTATAATAACGCTGTGGACCACATAGTAACCAGTGGCGAATTCATGAAGGATGTCCATACGGACGGACTTAGAGTGCCCGAGAACAAAGTATCCGTTCTCTTCGGCGGTGTGGACACAGACTACTTCCGGCGAGACGGTTCGGGAGGGGAGCGTGTGAGGGGTGAGTTCGGGCTGAAAGAGTCGGACTTTGTTATAGGTATACTCGGTCGCTTCGATCCCGTTAAAGGGCATGAGAGCCTCATAAAGGCGTGCTCAGAGCTTATAAAAGGGGGGAGGCATGACATCAAGCTTATGATAGCAGGCTTCGATGCTGTAACAACCGAGGAGGATATACGCCGCATTCTCATAGAGCATAACATGACGGAACACGCCTTCTTCACAGGGCGCAGGGATGATGTGCCCGCCCTTATCAGTGCCATGGACCTTGGCGCAATCCCGTCCCTCGGCTCCGAGGCGATATGCAGGGTAGGTATGGAGATGATGGCATGCGGCGTGCCTGTAATCGGCAGTAGAACAGGAGTTATACCGGAGATATTCCCTGAACAGAACATCTTCGAGCCCGGCGATGTGGATTCTATTGTAGGTTGTATCAAGGATTTCTCCGCTGTCACAGAGCATTACAACTATATAACCTTTTCTGAAAGGTTTGCTGATATATTCATGCGATAA
- the ftsZ gene encoding cell division protein FtsZ — protein sequence MFEFEDIKQGAVIKVIGVGGAGGNAVNNMINHGIEGVDFIAANTDQQALASNKAPNKIQLGTTLTKGLGAGGMPEVGKKAAIEDMEAIEAQLKGADLVFIAAGMGGGTGTGAAPVIANVAKGLGALTVAVVCRPFTWEGRRRLDFADQGIKFLKEHIDTFIVVPNDRILEQCKETTQFAEAFKFADDVLRQGVQGISDAINGNGYINVDFADVRSIMEAKGMSLMGIGEASGENRDIEAADKALKSPLLADVSINGAEGILVNITGGSDLKMFEVQTIATKIHDSAGDNAAIYKGVVVDDNYEGTIKVTVVATGLGKAKDRKKSGEVDNIVGKQNEQAVSFKNKVNKIKQKDASLKSVGDYNEDEYDIPAYLRNQAD from the coding sequence ATGTTTGAATTCGAAGACATCAAACAAGGTGCGGTCATAAAGGTGATCGGAGTCGGCGGAGCCGGAGGCAATGCCGTAAACAATATGATAAACCACGGTATCGAAGGCGTTGATTTCATCGCCGCAAATACCGATCAGCAGGCTCTTGCGAGCAATAAGGCTCCCAATAAGATCCAGCTCGGAACCACCCTGACAAAGGGGCTCGGAGCGGGCGGGATGCCCGAAGTAGGAAAAAAAGCGGCCATTGAAGATATGGAGGCCATCGAAGCACAGCTTAAGGGTGCGGACCTCGTCTTCATAGCCGCCGGAATGGGTGGTGGAACAGGAACCGGTGCGGCTCCCGTTATTGCCAATGTGGCCAAGGGCTTAGGTGCTCTCACAGTGGCTGTTGTATGCCGCCCCTTCACATGGGAAGGAAGAAGAAGGCTCGACTTCGCTGACCAGGGAATAAAATTCCTTAAGGAGCATATCGATACATTCATCGTTGTGCCCAACGACAGGATCCTTGAGCAGTGCAAGGAGACCACACAGTTTGCCGAGGCGTTCAAGTTCGCCGATGACGTTCTGCGTCAGGGTGTTCAGGGTATAAGCGACGCCATAAACGGCAACGGATATATCAACGTAGATTTCGCCGATGTACGCTCCATTATGGAGGCCAAGGGTATGTCCCTTATGGGTATCGGCGAGGCATCCGGAGAAAACAGAGACATTGAGGCCGCCGACAAGGCACTCAAGTCACCCCTTCTTGCGGATGTCAGCATAAACGGTGCGGAGGGAATCCTCGTGAACATCACCGGAGGCTCCGACCTCAAGATGTTCGAGGTGCAGACCATCGCCACCAAGATTCACGACAGCGCAGGGGACAACGCAGCCATCTACAAGGGTGTTGTTGTCGATGATAACTACGAGGGAACCATCAAGGTTACCGTTGTTGCCACAGGGCTCGGCAAAGCTAAGGACCGCAAGAAGAGCGGCGAGGTAGACAACATAGTAGGGAAGCAGAACGAGCAGGCTGTCAGCTTTAAGAATAAGGTGAACAAGATAAAGCAGAAGGATGCCTCTCTCAAGTCCGTTGGCGACTACAACGAGGACGAGTACGATATCCCTGCCTACCTGAGGAATCAGGCCGACTAA
- the ftsA gene encoding cell division protein FtsA — protein MSLDNIYVGLDMGTTKICVVVARKNEDDSIDILGIGNVPSKGIRRGVVVNIEATVDSIKKALVEAQRMSGIEVKTVTAGLASGHIKSFNKRGTIAVKSSEVTKQDVDRVIESASAYNMQLGEEVLDVIPQQFILDGQTEIKDPVGMNGVRLEADVHIVTGAVSSAQNIIKCCEKAGIVVDDVILEQFASSQAVLSEDEKEIGVCLIDGGGGTCDMAVYKQGAVFHTAVLQIGGNHFTKDLSIGLSTPESEAEDLKKEHGCVWMPLVSDDEFVDVPTVGGRPPRRVGKPVFTQILQARAEEVFHMFKGELQKHKLLELMGAGVVVTGGFSNFEGIEELASEVFDLPVRVGRPINIGGLTDVVMDPRFSTGVGLAIYSAKKGKGGQKISRGGEDKVFGNIFTRMKGWMSEFF, from the coding sequence ATGTCTCTGGATAACATCTATGTCGGACTGGATATGGGAACCACAAAAATTTGCGTGGTCGTTGCCAGAAAGAACGAGGACGACAGCATAGATATCCTCGGCATAGGCAATGTGCCCTCAAAGGGGATCAGAAGGGGTGTGGTGGTGAATATCGAAGCCACTGTGGACTCCATTAAGAAGGCCCTTGTGGAAGCACAGCGCATGTCCGGGATTGAAGTGAAAACAGTTACCGCAGGTCTCGCTAGCGGTCATATAAAGAGTTTCAATAAAAGGGGAACCATCGCAGTAAAGAGCTCAGAGGTCACCAAGCAGGATGTGGACAGGGTTATCGAGTCCGCCTCTGCATACAACATGCAGCTTGGTGAAGAGGTTCTGGATGTTATACCCCAGCAGTTCATCCTCGACGGCCAGACCGAGATAAAGGATCCCGTCGGAATGAACGGAGTACGCCTTGAGGCGGATGTACATATCGTAACCGGAGCCGTATCCTCGGCGCAGAACATTATAAAGTGCTGCGAAAAGGCGGGAATCGTGGTTGATGATGTGATACTTGAGCAGTTTGCATCATCCCAGGCGGTTCTCAGCGAGGATGAGAAGGAGATCGGCGTCTGCCTCATAGACGGCGGCGGCGGAACATGCGACATGGCCGTTTATAAGCAGGGTGCGGTTTTCCACACAGCTGTTCTGCAGATAGGCGGTAATCATTTTACCAAGGATCTCTCCATCGGTCTCAGCACGCCCGAGTCCGAGGCGGAGGATCTCAAGAAAGAACACGGATGCGTCTGGATGCCTCTGGTGTCCGACGATGAGTTTGTAGATGTGCCCACAGTGGGGGGAAGGCCTCCCAGAAGGGTGGGCAAGCCTGTATTTACCCAGATCCTCCAGGCCAGGGCAGAGGAAGTGTTCCATATGTTCAAGGGTGAGCTTCAAAAGCACAAACTCCTCGAGCTTATGGGTGCGGGTGTTGTTGTAACAGGCGGTTTCAGCAACTTTGAAGGTATTGAGGAACTCGCCTCCGAAGTTTTTGACCTGCCCGTGAGGGTGGGTAGACCGATTAACATCGGCGGACTTACCGACGTGGTCATGGACCCCAGATTCTCTACTGGTGTAGGACTTGCTATATATTCTGCAAAGAAGGGTAAAGGTGGTCAGAAGATTTCCCGCGGTGGTGAGGACAAGGTATTCGGCAACATCTTCACAAGGATGAAGGGCTGGATGAGTGAATTCTTCTAA
- a CDS encoding cell division protein FtsQ/DivIB, producing MKKLARVIRILFLIALIGALTAGAVWAAMEAVGMIRASGYFNVKHVGVQGIIQADREKIDSFAEELVGKNIFSLADTVSRPEDPWVEKLELRKVFPDSIEVEVFEERPVAQVEMYDRCYTATASGSEIPAECKGDEVYRWKDVSDEEFSSFLQMYDSLETLRKGNIILKPLYFTLELDGVEIKCGYDGEGLPQRLEVYTRLIKQRYKRIEYVDMRLPGKIYVNGVMNVSG from the coding sequence ATGAAGAAGCTCGCCAGGGTAATAAGGATCCTCTTTCTGATAGCACTCATAGGAGCTCTCACAGCCGGTGCTGTATGGGCGGCCATGGAGGCTGTGGGGATGATCCGGGCCAGCGGCTATTTTAATGTGAAGCACGTAGGCGTGCAGGGCATTATCCAGGCGGACAGGGAGAAGATAGACTCCTTCGCCGAGGAGCTGGTGGGAAAGAACATCTTCAGCCTCGCCGACACAGTAAGCAGGCCCGAGGATCCCTGGGTGGAGAAGCTTGAACTCAGGAAGGTTTTTCCCGACAGCATCGAGGTTGAGGTCTTCGAAGAGAGGCCGGTGGCGCAGGTTGAGATGTACGACAGGTGTTACACAGCAACAGCCTCCGGTTCCGAAATCCCCGCAGAGTGTAAGGGGGATGAGGTTTACAGGTGGAAGGATGTCTCCGATGAGGAGTTCAGCTCCTTCCTGCAGATGTATGACAGTTTAGAAACCCTGAGAAAGGGTAATATTATACTGAAGCCGCTCTATTTCACCCTCGAGCTCGACGGGGTTGAGATTAAATGCGGTTACGATGGAGAAGGGCTTCCGCAGAGGCTGGAGGTCTATACCCGGCTCATTAAACAGCGGTACAAGAGGATCGAGTATGTCGATATGAGGCTGCCGGGCAAAATTTATGTAAACGGGGTGATGAATGTCTCTGGATAA
- a CDS encoding D-alanine--D-alanine ligase → MLDKRITLLYGGISSERDVSLKSGEAVYRGLQSAGFRNIRLLDADRNLAAELEKNRPDAVLSVLHGTYGEDGRIQGLLELMGIPYAGSDSFSSAVAFDKLLTKMVFERSGIPSAEYVVIDRDSAEAPFLPCVVKPSRQGSTIGIGIVKEEKDYRTAVEEAFRHDDRVFVERYIKGKELTVGILESKSLPIIWINPLSGFYDYESKYTKGKTEYNFETGLSEQEEKQVKEYAADAFKALGCRDYGRVDFIWDGETPYALEANTLPGMTETSLLPKAADKAGISFDEMITAMVKGALER, encoded by the coding sequence GTGTTAGATAAGCGTATTACACTGCTCTACGGCGGTATATCCTCGGAGAGGGATGTATCGCTAAAGAGTGGAGAGGCTGTTTACAGAGGATTGCAGAGTGCGGGTTTCAGGAATATCCGCCTCCTTGATGCAGACAGGAACCTCGCCGCAGAGCTTGAAAAGAACAGACCCGATGCCGTTCTCAGCGTTCTCCATGGAACCTACGGCGAAGATGGACGCATACAGGGTCTTCTAGAGCTTATGGGCATCCCCTATGCTGGTTCGGACAGTTTTTCAAGCGCAGTGGCTTTTGATAAGCTTTTAACAAAGATGGTCTTTGAAAGAAGCGGCATTCCGTCTGCGGAATACGTTGTTATAGATAGGGATTCGGCTGAAGCCCCCTTCCTCCCCTGTGTTGTAAAGCCCTCCAGGCAGGGCTCCACCATAGGGATAGGCATTGTTAAAGAGGAAAAGGACTACCGGACGGCGGTGGAGGAAGCCTTCCGCCACGACGACAGGGTTTTTGTTGAACGGTACATAAAAGGAAAAGAACTTACGGTAGGTATATTGGAATCTAAATCTCTGCCGATTATATGGATAAATCCTTTGTCCGGTTTTTACGACTACGAGTCGAAGTACACGAAGGGTAAGACGGAGTACAATTTTGAAACCGGACTCAGCGAGCAGGAAGAGAAACAGGTTAAAGAATACGCGGCTGATGCCTTCAAAGCCCTCGGATGCAGGGATTACGGCAGGGTGGATTTTATCTGGGACGGTGAAACCCCCTATGCCCTTGAGGCAAACACGCTCCCCGGGATGACTGAAACATCCCTTCTGCCCAAGGCGGCGGATAAAGCGGGAATCAGCTTTGATGAAATGATAACCGCAATGGTTAAGGGTGCATTGGAGAGATAA